Below is a genomic region from Pseudarthrobacter sulfonivorans.
TGGAGCCCAGGCCCTGGGCGATCGCGATGGACTTGATGACCCCGTCCGGGCTGAGGTCGTTGCGGACCTTGCCGTTCTGCCAGACCGAGAGGAACGGTTCCACCATGGCGATCAGCTTGCGTGCGGCGAGGGAGTCGACGGCCCGAGCCGTGGCTTCCAGTGCGGAGGCGGTGTCCGGGTCGCCGAGGCAGATGCGGGTCAGCATCTTCCCGCCGTCGGCGCCCAGGGCTTCCAGGGCTGCAGCCGTATGGCCGGTGAAACGGTCATCGATTTCGTTGACGAGCCCGGCCAGGCCACCGCGGTTCATCGAGCCGAAGACCAGCTTGCCTTCCAGGGCCCCCAGCAGGAGCAGGTCATCCATAATGTCCGGGGACGCCAGGACACCGTCCACGGCGGGATTTGCCAAGGCGATCTGCAAGCGGTCCAACAAATCGCGGCGGTCCGCCATGGCCACCGGATCGTTTCCCACGGAGAGGGCTCCGCGGGCCGGGTGGTCGGCGGCAACGATGAAGTTCTGCACACCATACTTCAACCCCGGGTGGCGGCGACGCGTGGTTGCCGCGCGGGCAACGGCATCGGGGTCTTCGAGCCGGAGGGCGCTCAGGTGCTGGTAGCGGCGGGGATCATCGTTGGCGCTCAAGACGCTGCTCCTTCGGAAACTGTGGTGTGGGACGGGCGTGAGGCGGCGGCACCGGCCAGGGCGGGTACCAGGCGGCCGCGTTCGGCCAGCAGCGAGGTGACTTCCTCCGGCGTGGGCATGGCGTCGGCGCAGGAAAGACGGGAGGCCACAATGGCGCCGGCGGCGTTGGCGTAATCGAGGACCTGGGCCAGCGGCCAGCCGGACAGCAGTCCGTGGCAGAAGGCTCCACCAAACGAGTCGCCGGCACCGAGGCCGTTGAGGGTTTCCACCGGGACCGGCGCGGAGACAACGCGTTCGGTGCGGGTCTTTGCCATCACGCCTTCCGGCCCAAGCTTGACGACGGCGATCTCGACGCCGGCGGCCAGCAGCCGGTCGGCCTGTTCGTCAGGGGTTCCTTCGCCCACGGCGACGGCGCATTCCTTGTCGTTGCCGATAGCCACCGTGACGTGCGGCAGGATCTTTGCAACCTCGGCCCGGGCTTCCTCTTCGGAAGCCCAGAACATGGGCCGGTAGTCCAGGTCCAGGATGGTGTACTGGCCTTCCTTGAGACCGGTCCGGGGACGGGCAGCATGGGCGGCCAGGTGAGCCTCGCGGCTGGGCTCCTGGCACAAACCAGTCACCGTCGACCAGAAGATCCCGGCCTCGCGGATGGCTACCAGGTCCAGCTCCGCGGCCTTGATCTGCAGGTCAGGCGCCGTGGGGAAACGCCCATAGAAGTAGAGCGGAAAATCATCCGGCGGCATGATGGCGCAGAACGTCACCGCGGTGGGCCATTCCTTCACCGGCGTAACGAATGTATCGTCCACGTTGAACTTGCGCAGTTCACGGTGGAGGTATTTCCCGAAGGCGTCGTCGCCGGTGCGCGTGATCACGCCTGCATTGCGGCCATGCCGCGCCGCGGCCACGGCCACATTGGATGGGGAACCTCCGAGGTACTTTCCGAAGGACGTGACATCCTCCAGATCCACCCCGATGTCGTTCGGGTAGATATCAACACTGATGCGCCCGATCGTGAGCAGTTCGTGGGTCACGGTAATCGCGGACCTTTCTGGTTTGAGCTCCATACCCTGTACGGCAAGAGCTAGAGCTCGGGTTCCTGGCCGGGCCCCCGTGAGCGGGGCCACAACCACTACCTTGCCCTAGAATCATTGTCCTGTCAAAGGTTTGTACTGACATATTTACAACCTGCATTAGACGCCAAATTGACGCCCTCCCGATTACTTCCGGGGGACCGCCAGCTCGCCCGTGACATACTGCGCCCGCCCGAAGCCGAACGACCAGTCACCGGCCGCATTCTCGACATATCCGATAAACACGTCCTCACCGGCAATATCAAGTTCCGCCAGCCGGTCGGCGATCGCCGCAAAGAGGGATTGCTTGGCCGCCTGGCTCCGGCCGCCCTGGGTAAAGATCTGGATCATCACCACATCGGGGGTGCGCTCGAAGCCGAGCCCTGCATCCTGGGCGAAAATCTGGCCCTGCGGGTGCTCCGTGAGAACGTGGAAGTAGTCGCGCTCCGGGATGGCATACTCTGCGAGGATGGCATCATGGATGCCCCGGCTCAAGCGCTGCAACTGTTCGGCGCTGCGCCCTTGATT
It encodes:
- a CDS encoding Cgl0159 family (beta/alpha)8-fold protein, with protein sequence MSANDDPRRYQHLSALRLEDPDAVARAATTRRRHPGLKYGVQNFIVAADHPARGALSVGNDPVAMADRRDLLDRLQIALANPAVDGVLASPDIMDDLLLLGALEGKLVFGSMNRGGLAGLVNEIDDRFTGHTAAALEALGADGGKMLTRICLGDPDTASALEATARAVDSLAARKLIAMVEPFLSVWQNGKVRNDLSPDGVIKSIAIAQGLGSTSAYTWMKLPVVAEMERVMAATTLPTVLLGGDPEGTQDEVFASWQAALALPGVQGLTVGRTLLYPADGDVAGAVATAASLLKTPVLQSSAKVSE
- the iolC gene encoding 5-dehydro-2-deoxygluconokinase, which produces MTHELLTIGRISVDIYPNDIGVDLEDVTSFGKYLGGSPSNVAVAAARHGRNAGVITRTGDDAFGKYLHRELRKFNVDDTFVTPVKEWPTAVTFCAIMPPDDFPLYFYGRFPTAPDLQIKAAELDLVAIREAGIFWSTVTGLCQEPSREAHLAAHAARPRTGLKEGQYTILDLDYRPMFWASEEEARAEVAKILPHVTVAIGNDKECAVAVGEGTPDEQADRLLAAGVEIAVVKLGPEGVMAKTRTERVVSAPVPVETLNGLGAGDSFGGAFCHGLLSGWPLAQVLDYANAAGAIVASRLSCADAMPTPEEVTSLLAERGRLVPALAGAAASRPSHTTVSEGAAS
- a CDS encoding tautomerase family protein, which codes for MPLVRIDVNQGRSAEQLQRLSRGIHDAILAEYAIPERDYFHVLTEHPQGQIFAQDAGLGFERTPDVVMIQIFTQGGRSQAAKQSLFAAIADRLAELDIAGEDVFIGYVENAAGDWSFGFGRAQYVTGELAVPRK